A section of the Sphingomonas ginsenosidivorax genome encodes:
- a CDS encoding phytanoyl-CoA dioxygenase family protein, protein MIEQAVADLPGNVPGVRIGFAPALRAMLAVDGPIGGVAASALGPDTRAVRAVLFDKTAARNWALGWHQDRTIVVQHRADVAGFGPWTVKAGLIQVEPPFAILERMVTIRVHLDPVDATNAPLRIVPGSHRLDRLPEAIISHVVDARGERLCLANRREVWLYATPIVHSSRAADPPRHRRVLQVNYAAVDLPPRLCWRGL, encoded by the coding sequence TTGATCGAACAGGCGGTCGCAGACCTACCTGGCAACGTCCCGGGCGTGAGGATTGGCTTCGCCCCTGCCCTGCGCGCCATGCTCGCGGTGGACGGTCCCATCGGCGGCGTCGCCGCATCGGCGTTGGGGCCCGACACTCGCGCCGTTCGCGCCGTCCTGTTCGACAAGACGGCGGCCCGGAACTGGGCGCTCGGCTGGCATCAGGATCGCACGATCGTCGTCCAGCACCGTGCAGACGTCGCCGGGTTCGGTCCCTGGACCGTAAAGGCCGGCCTCATCCAGGTCGAACCGCCCTTCGCAATCCTGGAGCGGATGGTCACGATCCGTGTCCACCTTGACCCGGTCGACGCGACTAATGCTCCGCTCCGCATCGTGCCCGGGTCTCACCGGCTCGACCGACTGCCGGAAGCGATTATCAGCCACGTCGTCGACGCCCGCGGCGAGCGGCTGTGCCTGGCGAACCGCCGCGAAGTCTGGCTTTACGCGACACCGATCGTCCACAGCTCGCGCGCTGCCGATCCACCCCGTCATCGACGCGTGCTCCAAGTGAATTATGCAGCCGTCGACTTGCCTCCGCGACTTTGCTGGCGCGGACTATGA
- a CDS encoding UvrD-helicase domain-containing protein: MEASWWKNIGELDDDQRKAIALDDDEDHLIVGPPGCGKTNLLLLRASYLHAKGVTNIKVLAFGRVLREFISSGTEHYPFAADKVQTFVRWAYEMLAANGIKVEDSNDFDEIRARLFAGLAEAAAKGAAENVFDVILLDEAQDYSAEEARLIRLFGTRIFAVGDNNQRISDQSGALQRLEELGATRIELKHHYRNGIKICRVADGIKNLLDSASGMEATSNYDEASYPSTVDIIGKADLPTQVAEAVARIKVQLQAYPGEMIGVLCPRAAELGEVANILNASEIAGAMQVQRAGAYDAILPDRPVIVTTVQGAKGLEFRAVHMIAAEKLKNYRTQKNLTYTAVTRAKTTLVVYHQSDLAGYFEKGINACSITMAAEPNLKDLFL; the protein is encoded by the coding sequence ATGGAAGCGTCATGGTGGAAAAACATCGGCGAACTCGATGATGACCAGAGGAAGGCAATCGCGCTTGATGATGATGAAGATCATCTGATCGTGGGGCCGCCGGGCTGCGGTAAGACCAATCTGTTGCTTCTTCGGGCAAGCTACCTGCATGCGAAGGGGGTGACCAACATTAAGGTGCTGGCGTTCGGCCGCGTGCTGCGGGAATTCATCTCATCAGGCACCGAGCACTACCCCTTTGCCGCCGACAAAGTGCAGACCTTCGTGCGCTGGGCGTATGAGATGCTGGCCGCCAACGGCATCAAGGTCGAAGACAGCAATGACTTTGACGAAATCAGAGCGCGTCTGTTCGCGGGACTGGCGGAAGCTGCCGCCAAGGGAGCCGCAGAGAACGTGTTCGATGTCATTTTGCTAGATGAGGCGCAGGATTATTCGGCCGAAGAAGCCCGACTTATCCGGTTGTTTGGCACACGGATCTTTGCCGTTGGCGACAATAATCAGCGGATTAGCGACCAATCGGGTGCACTCCAGCGGCTCGAGGAGCTAGGCGCGACGCGTATCGAACTCAAGCATCATTATCGTAATGGCATTAAAATTTGCCGAGTGGCCGATGGCATCAAGAATTTGCTGGACAGTGCGTCAGGTATGGAGGCGACGTCGAACTATGATGAGGCCAGTTACCCATCCACCGTCGATATTATCGGGAAGGCAGATTTGCCCACGCAGGTTGCCGAGGCGGTTGCCCGCATCAAAGTCCAGTTGCAAGCTTATCCGGGCGAGATGATCGGCGTTTTGTGTCCTCGCGCCGCGGAACTAGGCGAGGTGGCTAACATTTTGAACGCAAGCGAAATTGCCGGCGCCATGCAAGTCCAACGTGCCGGCGCCTATGATGCAATCCTTCCCGACCGCCCCGTGATCGTTACCACTGTGCAAGGGGCGAAGGGCCTCGAATTCCGCGCGGTTCATATGATTGCCGCGGAAAAGCTTAAGAACTACAGGACGCAAAAAAATCTTACTTATACGGCGGTGACGCGCGCGAAGACCACATTGGTTGTCTATCATCAGTCCGACCTTGCCGGCTATTTCGAGAAAGGCATCAACGCCTGCTCGATCACGATGGCCGCCGAACCGAATTTGAAGGATCTCTTTCTATGA
- a CDS encoding FkbM family methyltransferase, whose amino-acid sequence MFGLDVDRVSTRYGEFFCVRTDSVIGKSLKKYGEWAQLEIEILSPFVKDDGIILDIGANIGTHAVGFSTLNPGAKIIALEPQPLAYALLSANILSSGHSNIFPFNVAAGKRRAFLNFKLNYESIGHNVGGVSLVGTEPVEGAAYTMPITVVQVDDLSMDRPVRLMKIDVEGMEPDVLRGALRTIARDRPVIFFEVLDMSTLRACRRLLARLDYDLRWLETPAFNPANYRGDQENIWSWGEVGVLALPTRNDPRVAHLPGVTGKEDRPPCLAFVP is encoded by the coding sequence GTGTTTGGCTTGGATGTCGATCGCGTTTCAACGCGCTACGGCGAATTTTTTTGCGTGCGAACGGATAGCGTGATCGGAAAGTCGCTCAAGAAATACGGGGAGTGGGCTCAGTTAGAAATCGAGATATTGTCTCCTTTCGTCAAGGACGACGGGATAATTCTCGACATAGGTGCAAACATAGGCACCCATGCGGTCGGATTTTCGACACTCAATCCTGGGGCGAAAATCATAGCGCTCGAACCTCAGCCACTGGCTTATGCTCTGCTATCTGCGAATATCCTGTCTTCCGGGCATTCCAATATTTTTCCGTTCAACGTCGCTGCTGGCAAGCGACGCGCCTTCTTGAATTTTAAGTTGAATTACGAAAGCATCGGGCATAATGTTGGCGGAGTAAGCTTAGTCGGTACAGAACCAGTCGAGGGCGCAGCGTACACAATGCCGATCACCGTCGTGCAGGTGGATGATCTGTCGATGGATCGCCCAGTCCGGCTGATGAAAATTGATGTCGAAGGAATGGAGCCCGACGTTCTGCGTGGTGCGCTGCGTACGATCGCGCGAGATCGGCCCGTTATTTTCTTCGAAGTTCTCGACATGTCCACGCTGCGCGCGTGCCGACGTCTTTTGGCGCGCTTGGATTACGATTTGCGGTGGCTCGAGACTCCAGCTTTCAATCCAGCTAATTATCGCGGCGATCAGGAAAATATCTGGTCGTGGGGAGAGGTCGGGGTGCTGGCCTTGCCGACCCGAAACGACCCCAGGGTTGCTCACCTTCCCGGCGTCACCGGTAAGGAAGATCGGCCACCGTGCCTTGCTTTTGTACCGTGA
- a CDS encoding serine/threonine protein kinase, whose amino-acid sequence MDEVKAKEWEAKFRGQAIDGWTIETLIDHGKSAAVFKAVSEGHGKLAALKIFDDELIQRYGDETQLKRIGRELSLKGQNHANMVGILGGGFHEESSNHYIVMDYLDGPSLSKCLTKVPEGNIPGLIEQLVSACEFLEAHELAHRDIKPANIVLLEDMSRLVLLDFGVLKPVGEVGLTDTDGQRLFVGTLQYSSPEFLLRDEENDADGWRALAIYQVGAVLHDLIMRRPIFEEFVTPYAALVNAVQHETPSVASEGVPSYLIDACQMALVKSPEKRLALVSWEAFRPPVAASAGDAARQRISKRLLLADAQSEAVVDDGPAMAELLETVIDGLKVELRRIRQANSSIMPPLIVTRGPKRVPVLEIRIVASAEYGLARDVCMEIAVTVIDVEAQAVRLEACASVPSDDAQEPLALVIVFKGPYSSGATSDRVEAAVLVALDQAQNGTIGQLSLVEVGVD is encoded by the coding sequence GTGGACGAGGTAAAAGCAAAAGAATGGGAGGCCAAGTTTCGCGGGCAAGCCATTGACGGCTGGACGATCGAGACTTTGATTGATCACGGCAAATCGGCGGCCGTTTTCAAAGCGGTGAGTGAAGGCCACGGTAAGCTGGCAGCTCTCAAGATATTCGATGATGAGCTCATCCAACGCTATGGTGACGAAACACAGCTGAAAAGGATCGGGCGCGAACTTAGCCTAAAGGGGCAGAACCATGCGAACATGGTCGGGATCCTAGGAGGCGGATTCCATGAAGAGAGCAGCAACCACTATATCGTCATGGACTATCTTGACGGGCCCAGCCTCAGCAAATGCCTGACCAAGGTGCCCGAGGGGAATATCCCGGGCCTTATCGAACAGCTTGTGTCGGCTTGCGAATTTCTTGAGGCCCATGAGCTTGCACACCGCGACATTAAGCCGGCGAATATCGTCCTGCTGGAGGATATGAGCCGCCTCGTGCTCCTCGATTTTGGCGTATTGAAACCCGTCGGTGAGGTGGGGCTGACCGATACTGATGGACAGCGTCTATTCGTCGGAACGCTCCAATATAGTTCGCCAGAATTCCTGCTACGCGACGAGGAGAACGATGCCGATGGATGGCGCGCACTCGCCATCTATCAAGTCGGTGCTGTGCTTCACGACCTGATCATGCGTCGCCCGATCTTTGAGGAATTTGTTACCCCCTACGCCGCGCTAGTCAACGCGGTACAGCACGAAACGCCGAGCGTCGCCAGTGAGGGGGTGCCCTCATATCTCATCGACGCGTGCCAGATGGCGCTGGTCAAAAGCCCTGAGAAGCGATTGGCGCTGGTCAGTTGGGAAGCATTTCGCCCGCCGGTCGCCGCTTCGGCCGGTGACGCTGCGCGGCAACGGATCAGCAAGCGACTTCTGTTGGCTGACGCTCAGTCGGAAGCCGTCGTCGACGACGGGCCAGCCATGGCCGAACTGCTTGAAACCGTGATTGATGGACTGAAGGTCGAGCTTCGCCGTATCCGACAGGCAAATTCGAGCATTATGCCGCCGTTGATTGTCACGCGTGGTCCAAAGCGAGTGCCGGTGCTCGAGATTAGGATTGTTGCGTCCGCGGAATACGGCTTGGCGCGTGACGTTTGTATGGAGATTGCCGTAACCGTGATCGATGTGGAGGCGCAGGCGGTTCGTCTCGAAGCGTGTGCGTCCGTGCCCTCCGATGATGCCCAAGAGCCCCTGGCGCTCGTCATCGTTTTCAAGGGTCCTTATAGCTCAGGCGCCACGAGCGACCGCGTGGAGGCCGCTGTCCTTGTCGCCCTGGATCAGGCGCAGAACGGAACAATTGGCCAGCTGAGTCTGGTCGAGGTGGGGGTCGACTGA
- a CDS encoding WcbI family polysaccharide biosynthesis putative acetyltransferase — MKKIAIVGNCQVIPLADTLSIFPNIEVDRFIDINRMGTPEFENLAQDTVDQACRSDMNIIAQPMGDDFGCLSAKPLQSCGAEFYTMVNMHFSGLHSDITYMGAFQQRFMSPLGNYHSKIVATAYFKGLSAPYCQSLFCDATYRTLGYYDEYDNSEAEPARYQRRRARRIEGPPLGRLSSVYRLLTLVEPRGIEPLTSAVRLQGRDSKRAEMR; from the coding sequence TTGAAGAAGATTGCGATTGTTGGTAACTGCCAGGTGATTCCCCTCGCAGACACACTCAGCATCTTCCCAAATATCGAGGTCGACCGCTTCATCGACATAAACCGGATGGGAACTCCGGAGTTCGAAAACCTAGCGCAAGACACCGTCGATCAAGCCTGTCGCAGTGATATGAACATTATTGCGCAACCTATGGGCGATGACTTTGGTTGTCTGTCCGCCAAGCCGCTGCAGAGCTGCGGTGCCGAATTCTACACGATGGTCAACATGCACTTTTCGGGGCTTCATTCCGACATCACGTATATGGGGGCGTTCCAGCAGAGGTTCATGTCTCCCCTCGGAAATTATCACAGCAAGATCGTTGCTACTGCATACTTCAAAGGCTTGTCCGCCCCCTACTGCCAGTCCCTATTTTGTGATGCGACCTATCGAACGCTTGGATATTACGACGAGTACGATAACTCCGAAGCCGAACCAGCGCGATACCAACGTCGTCGCGCTCGCCGGATAGAGGGTCCGCCGTTAGGCAGATTATCCAGCGTTTACAGGTTGTTGACGCTGGTGGAGCCGAGGGGAATCGAACCCCTGACCTCTGCAGTGCGATTGCAGGGGCGTGACTCGAAAAGGGCGGAAATGCGTTGA